The following DNA comes from Candidatus Desulfofervidus auxilii.
AAACTAGGAGCACAAAAAATATTTTCTAGATTTTTTCCTTTATTGTTAAGTTTGAATGTGTTATATAACTGTTTTAATAAAATTAGGAGGAATGAAATGTTGGAATGGGTTAAAAAAGGTTTTTACACTAGTCTTGGTTTGGTTTTAATTACAAAGGAAAAAGCAGAAGAATGGGCAAAGGAGTTGGTTAAAAAAGGAGAGCTTTCAGAAAAAGAAGGGCGAAGTTTTGTGGAAGAATTATTAAAAAAATCAGAAGAAGCTCAACAGGAGTTAGAAAAAAAGATTGAAACATTGGTAAATAAGGTCTTAAAGAAAATTGATATTCCTACTAGACAAGACTACATCGCTATTAATCAACGTTTAGCCAAATTAGAAGAAGCTCTTGAAGAGTTAAAAAAGAAAATCTCTGAATAAATGTTTTCTCTAAGAAAGTTACATACAATCACTCGTACTTATCGCCATTTTCGTCGCTACCAACAGATTTTAAAGGTTTTAGTTAAATATGGATTTAGTGATATTCTTGCTCAACTTCATCTCTATCGGGTAGTAGAAAAGTATCTTCGTTTCTTTAAAAGAGAGCAAGAGACTGAAATAACACGATTGTCTCGGTATGAGCGTATTCGTTTGACTCTAGAAGAGTTAGGTCCTACTTTTGTCAAACTAGGGCAATTGCTTAGTACAAGACCAGACTTAGTACCTCCCACTTTAGCAGAAGAATTGGGAAAGCTTCAAGATAAAGTTCCACCTTTTTCTTTTCTTGAAGCAAAGAAAATCATTGAATCTGAACTAGGACGTCCACTGGAAAAAATATTTTCTAGATTTGAAGAAATGCCAATAGCAGCTGCTTCTTTAGGTCAAGTGCACCGCGCCTGGTTGAAGAGCGGAGATATGGTAGCTGTTAAAATACAGCGACCCAATATCCGCCGTATAATAGAAGTTGATTTAGACATTATGTTGTATCTTGCTGGTTTATTACAAAAACATATTGTTGAAGTGGAGTGGTATGACCCAGTAGGTATTGTAAAAGAATTTGCCAAGAACATTGCGAAAGAGCTGGATTATACCCTTGAGGCTTCAAATATTGAACGATTTGCCAAAAATTTTAAAGATGACCCCACAATTTATGTTCCCCGTGTTTATCGTGATTATTCAACAGAAAAAGTGCTTACCATGGAATATATTGATGGTATCAAGATATCTGAAATAGGGAAATTAGAAGCAGCAGGATATGACCGCAAATTGATCGCCAGGCGAGGAGCAAACCTGATTTTGAAGCAAATATTTGAACACGGTTTTTTTCACGGAGATCCACATCCAGGTAATATTTTTGTTTTGCCTGATAATGTTATTTGTTTTTTGGACTATGGCATGATGGGTCGTATAGATGAAGAAATCAAAGAGAATTTGGCATTGCTAATAAAAGCCTGTATTGATAAAGATATTTCAGAAACAACACGATGGTTTTTAAGACTTTATCCTGCTAAAAAAGTCAATCTTAGAGAATTTAAACTAGATATATGGGAACTGCTTGATCAATATCATGGCGTACCCCTTAAACAAATTGAATTAAAAAGGGTCTTTCGACAAGTGCTTTATCTTGTTGAGAAGCATCATCTCAAGATACCACCGGACTTATTTTTACTTAACAAGGCATTGGTTTCTTTGGAAGGTATAGGTAGATCACTTGATCCAGATTTTAATGCAGTAGAGCAAATTCAGCCATTTGTCAAAGAGATTATTCTAAAAAAATTCAGTCTTCGCAACATCATACACAAGGGGCAAAAAAGTTTTTGGGAGCTCTTTGTTCTTTTCCAAGAATCTCCACAAGAAATTAGAGAATTTCTTTCTTTGTTGAAAAAGGGCGAGATAAAAGTGAAATTTGAACATAAAGGTTTAGAGACATTCATTGCTAAACAAGATCAGGTTAACAATCGTTTGTCCTTTGCCATCATTTCTGCCTCATTAATCATTAGCTCAGCCCTCATTGTGCTTTCAGATATACCACCTTTCATTTTTGGGATTCCTATTATTGGTCTTATCGGTTTCTTAGTTGCTGGTTTCATGGGCTTATGGCTTCTTATTGCTATCTTTCGCTCAGGAAAATTTTGAAGTAACTTGACATATTGGAATTTTTATTCCAATATAGAATAAATATTCCAATATGTCTTTAGGTCGGCGAGAACAAGAAAGGCAGTGGCGGCGTCAGTATATCTTAAAAGTGGCAGAGCGTTTATTTGCACAAAAAGGTTATCATCAAACAACTATGGCTGAGATTGCCAAAGCTTCAGAATTTGGAATGAGTACAATATATCAGTTTTTTGAAAGTAAAGAAAAAATTTATTTAACGCTTTTTAATGAAAAATTAGATACATTACTTGAATTAGTCAAAGATGCTGTCAAGAATGCCAATACTGCTACTGAAAAGATAAAGGCAATTTTAAAAGTTGAATTTGATTTTTTTCAAAAAAATAAAGATTTTTTCAGACTTTATGCTATGGAAAGAGAAGCTGTTACGGTTATTGTAAGAGAAGAGTTGGGTAGAGAAGTAAATAAAAAACATGAAGAAGGGTTAGCTCTTTTAAAACAAATTATTGAAGAAGGTATTAAAAATAAAGAATTTTATCCATTTCCTCCGGCAGAAGTAGCTATTTTATTTAGTGGAATGACTCAAGCATACATTCATGATTGGATTAAAAGTGGGAAAGAGATTAATTTAGATGAAAAAATAAAAATTATTACTAATTTTTTCTTTAAAGGGATTCATTGGAGGGAAAAATGATAAATTTGCTTATACTTATTTTAATTTTGTTTTCTATAAATGTTCAAGCCGAAACTCTTAATTTAAAAAAAAGTATTGAATTGGCATTAAAAAATAATCTACTCATTCAAGAAAAATTGGCTCAAATTAAGGCTGCCACTGAAAGTGTAAAGGTAGCAAAAAGTGAATTTTTCCCAAAGCTTCAAACATCTTATAGCTATACAAGGCTTGGAGAAGAACCTTATATGATTGCTAAAAATGTTCCAGGACAACCAAAGTTTGTTATGGGTCCTCAGGACAATTATACTTGGGATATAGGTTTTATCCAGCCTATTTTTACTGGTTTTTATTTGAGCAGTCAGTATCGTCTAAGCAAATTAGGTGTGGATATCTCTAAATTAGAAAAAATTGAAGCAGAACAGGAGGTGATTCGTCAGGTAAAGGTGAGCTATTTTAAAGTGCTTTTGGCAGAAAAATATAAAAAAGTAGCAGAAATTGCAGTTAAAAATCTTTCTGCTCATCTTAAAGATGCTAAGGCATTGTATGATATTGGTATTATTCCACTAAATGATTTATTGAAATCAAAAGTAGCACTTGCCAATGCCAAACAGGATTTGGTCAGAGCAGATAATAACTTACAAACTGCTATATCTGCTTTTAATATTCTTTTGCGTTTTGACATTAATCATCCCACTAAAATTGAAGATATATTAACCTATAAGCCCTTAAACTTAACCCTTAATGAAGCTATGAAAATCGCAATTAAAGAGAGACCTGAAATAAAACAGATTGCAAAAAGGCTTGAACAGATGGATGTTCAAATCAAGATGGCAAAGTCTGCCTATTATCCTCAGATAGCCATGGTAGGAAGATATGAACGTATTGGTGATGACCCTGGAATTGATGGAACTGGTTATCGTAATCCAGACCAATTTTATCTTACTTTAGAAGCAAAATGGACATTTTGGGAATGGGGAAAGACAAGAGCAAAAGTAAAGAGTCTAATCTGGAGGAAAAAAGCATTAGAAAAAATTTTAGAACAATTAAAAGATCAAATAAAATTTCAGGTTAAACGGGCTTATTTAAATTTAAAGGAGGCTGAAAAAAATATTGAGACAGCCAGAATTTCAGTGGAACAGGCTAAAGAAAATTATCGTCTTACTGACTTACAGTATAAAAATCAAATTACTACTTCTACTGAAGTTTTGGATGCTCAAACCTTACTTACACAGGCACAAAATAACTATTATAGTGCCCTTTACCGCTATAACACAGCCATTGCAGATTTAGAGAGGGCGATGGGAAAGTTGGTTAGTCATTAATTCTTAGGAGGCATTTAGTGAAAAAGATTATTGTTGCCATTATCATTATTATTTTAGCAAGTTTGGCTGGTTATCGGATTTATAAAAATATTCATAAAAAAGAGATTGAAATAACAATTACAAAAATACCAGTAGAAGTGAGTAAGGCAGATTATAAAGAGATGACATGGCACTTGGAATTAACTGGAAATATTTTACCTAAGCAGGAAGTTGATGTTTATCCAAAAGTGGGTGGAGAAATTTTAGAAAAACTCTATGTTGAAAAGGGAGATAGAATAAAGGCAGGACAGATTATAGGGATCATAAATAGGGAAACCATTACTGCCAAATTAAATAAAGCCAAGGCAGCTTTAAATTCAGCTAAAGCAAATTTAACTCAAATTGAAGCAAATCTTAAAAGTATAAAAAAAGATTATGAACGCATAAAAAAATTATATGAACAAAAGGTAGTTCCAAAACAAAGACTTGATCACATTACTGCTCAATATGAAGCTACTTTAGCAGCAAGAGAATTAGCTATTGCTCAAATTAATCAGGCAAAAGCAACATTAAAGGAGATAAAAATCATTTATAACAATCATACCATTACAGCCCCTATTTCTGGTCTTGTTACTGCCAGATATGTAGATGAAGGAGCAATGATGGATAGAAAGAAGCCAGTAATAAGGATTACTGATGATAGCATAGTAAAAGTAAATGTGGCTATTAATGAAAAGGATTTACCTTATGTTAAAATAGGTCAAAAGGCTTATATTTATGTTGATGCCTATCCAAAAAAGGTTTTTAAAGGTGAGATAAAAATTATTAATCCTAGAGTGGATCCTGCTACCCGCACTGTAAATGTAGAAATACACATTCCCAATCCAAAGCATTTGCTAAAATCAGGTATGTTTGCCCATGTAAAATTGATTTTAGGCAAAAAACAAGTTTTAGCTATTCCAAGAGATGCTTTGCAAAAACTTCCAGGCACAGGTGTTTATTATGTATTTGTTATAAAAGAGAATAAGGCATATCTAAGGAATGTAAAAATAGGTATAAATGAAGGGAATTTAGTAGAGATAAAAGAAGGTTTAAAAGAAGGCGACTTAGTAGTTATAAAAGGTCAAAATCGTTTAAGAGAAGGATTACCAGTAGAGATTATTAGTTAAAAATGAAATTACCTGAATTTGGTGTTAAGAGACCTATTGCAACTTTAATGCTTTTTTCAGCATTAATTTTAATGAGTATTACTGCTCTTTTTAAACTAAATATTGATCTCTTTCCAGAAATTGAACCCCCTATAATAAGTGTTCTTACTTATTGGCCTGGGGCAAGCGCAGAGGATGTTGAAAAGAATGTAACTAAATATTTAGAAGATCAGCTTATTACTGTTAACAATTTAGATGAATTAACTTCAAAATCCATTACTAATCTTTCTTTAATACAATGTAAATTTGAATGGGGCACAGATTTAGATACTGCCAGCAATGATATACGTGATAAAATAGAGCTTGCTAAAAGGGATTTGCCACCTGATATAGAGAAACCTGTCTTATTTAAATTCAGCAGTGCTACTGCCCCAATTTTGTTTATGACTGTAACTGCTGATGTTTCTTGGCCAAGACTTTATTATATTACTGATAAGATTATTGGTGATGAATTGCGTCGTGTACCTGGAGTAGGTGCAGTTATCCTTTATGGTGGAGATAAACGTCAAATCAATGTCTATTTTGATTTAGACAAAATAAAGGCTTACAATTTATCTCTTTATAAAATAAGAGAAATCTTAAAATCAGAAAATTTAGATATACCAACAGGCAGTATCAAATTAGGTAAAAGGGAATATTATCTGCGCATTCCTGCCCGTTATAAAACAGTTGAAGAGATTAAAAATTGTGTAGTGGGTTATTTTCATGGTAATCCGATTTATCTGAAAGATATTGCTCAAGTAAGTGATAGCTTTGAAGAAAGGATAATGAATGGCTGGGGAGATGGGAAACCTGCCATTGTTGTTTTGTTACAAAAACAAACTGGAAAAAATACAGTAGAAGTAGCTGATAGAGTGAAAGAAAAGTTAAAGAAAATAGAAAAAATCCTCCCTCGTGATGTCAAGATTAATATTGTGGAAGATAATTCTGAATATATTAAAACTGCTTTAAATCAATTAAAAAATACTTTATTTCAAGCTATTATTTTAGTTATTATAGTTGTTTTTGTCTTCCTTTTGAATATAAGAAGTGGAATTATCGTTGCTATTACTATCCCTTGTTCGCTTATTATTTCCTTTTTATTGCTCTATTTAGGTGGCTATACAATAAATGTTGTCTCTCTTATGTCTATGGCAATCGCATCAGGTATGGTAGTGGATAATGCTATTGTAGTGGTTGAAAATATTACAAAGCATGTAGAAAGAGGCAGCTATCCACATATTGCAGCCATTTATGGCACATCAGAGATGGGTATGGCTATTACTGCCTCTACTTTTACTACCGTAGTTATCTTTATTCCATTAATGTTCGTTACTGGTATTACTGGTATTATGTTTAAACAATTAGGCTATGTTATTACCGCTACATTATTAACTTCTCTTTTTACTGCCCTTACCCTTACCCCAATGCTTTCTTCAAAGTTTTTGACTTTAGAATCTAAAAAAAATTCTTTTACTAAAAAGATACATAAGAGTTTGGATAAGCTAGATGAAAGATATAAATCTCTACTTACTTGGGCATTAAAACACAGAAAAACCGTTATCGCTATTTCTTTATTGATATTTATTCCAACAATATTTCTTCTTAAATTTATTGGTACTGCCTTTGTACCTGAACCAGATGCAGGTTTTGTTAGTATCAGTTTTCGTTTGGCTGAAGGGACAAGATTAGAAGAAACAAGCAGATTAATAGATAAAATAAATCAATGGATTGCCAAAGAGATAAAACCAGAAGAATTACGTCATACTTATGGTTTTGCTGGACAGACAGAAAAGGGATTTGGTGAGGCATTAGGTTTTGAAGAAGGCAGCAATTGTGGAGAGGTTGGGCTTAAATTAGTGGATAAAAATAAAAGAAGACGTAGTGATAAAGAGATTGCTGCTATTTTAAGAGAATATTTAAAACATGTACCTGGCATAACAAGAACAAAAGTAATTGCAACAAATCCTATTTCTGCCGTTCTTATGGGAGGCACAAAACCTATAGTGATTGAAGTGCTTGGTTACAATCTAGAAGAAAGTCTTAAAGTAGCAAGAAAAATTAAAAAAATAGTTCAAGAAATACCAGGTGCTGTGGATGTGAGTCTTTCCTTTAAAGACCCAAGACCTGAGATATGGATAGAGGTAGATAGAAAGAAGGCGGCTAGTTTGGGCTTAAATATTGCCATAATTGCTGATGCAGTCAGGACTTATTTTTATGGAAATAATCCTACAGATTTTCGTGATGCAGGAGAAGATTATGATATTTTTGTTAGGCTTACAGATAAAGACAAAAATCGTTTGGAAACCCTACCTGAAGTGCCCATTTTCACACCAGATGGACGTATGATTTTATTAAAAAATATTGCTCATATTAAAGAAGGCACTGGATTAACAGAGATAGAAAGAAAAAATAGACAAAGAATTATCAAAGTGGAAGCTGATACTTATAAACGATCTTTAGGGGAGGTTACAAGAGATATAAAGAAAGAATTAGAAAAATTAAATCTTCCCCCTGGTGTTACTATTCAATTTGGTGGTTATATAAAGGAGCAAAGAGAGGCTTTTAAAGATTTAAAATGGTTATTGCTTTTAGGTATTATTTTAACCTACATGGTAATGGCTTCTTTATATGAAGGATTTTTAGACCCATTTGTTATCATGTTTTCTGTGCCTTTTGCCTTTACAGGAGTAATTTGGGCATTTTTAATTACTGGTATTATTTTAAATATTATTAGCTTTATGGGTATAGTTATGCTTACAGGCATTGTAGTAAACAATGCTATTGTTCTTTTAGATTATACTCATTTATTACAAAAACGTGGATTATCTCTTTATGAAGCTATTATAGAAGCAGGAAGGTCTAGACTAAGACCAGTGCTTATGACAACATTAACAACTATATTTGGTATGTTGCCTATGGCTTTAGATAAGGGTGTAGGTTCTGAAATCTGGAATGCTTTGGGCATTACAGTTATTGGTGGTCTTTCTTTATCTACTTTAATAACTTTAATTTTAATACCAACACTTTATTCTATTTTAGAAGAGTGGCGGAAAAGAATAAAATAGTTGAACTTTACATTAAAACTTTACCTATTCATATTATTTCATTTATTTATGTCTTTCTTATGGCTATAATTACTATTTTTTTTAAAGAAAACATTCCTTCATGGCAAAATTATTTAATTGTTTATCTTTCCTATGCTGCATTTGTAATTGTTATTATGCAAATTGTTAAATATTTTTCTAACCCTTTATTAGAATTTATTGCTATTATGTATCCATTGTTTTCTGTACCAAATTTTTATGAATTGTTACGTCATTATATTCATGCTATTTTTCCTAATCTTTTTGATTCTTTTATTCACAATTTTGAATTAACTATTTTTGGTGTTCATCCAACTGTTTATTTACAAAAATTTATTTCACCTTTACTTACAGAAATCATGGCTTTTGGTTATTTTTCTTATTATCTAATTTTTCTTTTCCCTCCTTTTATTATTTATTTTTTTAAAAGAAAAGGAGCTCCCCCTCTTATTTTTGGCATGAGTTTAGTTTATTATTTTTGTTTTATTCTTTTTGTTTTAATCCCTGTAGCAGGCCCAAGGTTTACTTTAGCAGATAAATATACAGTGCCAATTATAGGCTATTTTTTACCTAAAATTCAAGCAAAAATGATGGCTAAATTTGCTTTAAAAGGGGCAGCCTTCCCATCTTCTCATGTAGCAATGGTCATGGCTTCATCATTTATAGTTAAAAAATACATGCCATGGCTTTTTAAAATACTTTTCCCCTTAGCTATCATGGTTGCTTTAGGGGCAGTATATGGAAGGTATCATTATGTAACAGATGCAGTCGCTGGAGTTATTGTAGGTATAACAAGTGTTATGATTACATATAAGGTGTATAAAAAGAGGATATGAAAGTCATTATAATTATTTATCATGTTGAATATGATGAAGAATTAATGGCTATTTTAGAAAAGACAGGTATAAAGAATTATTCCAAATTGGAGCGAGTTTTGGGTAAAGGAAAGAATTCTGAGCCTAGATTGGATACAGCAGTTTGGCCTGGATTTAATAATGCTTTGATTATTGGTGTTAATGAAGAAGAAAAAGAGACATTGCTTAAAGAACTAAAGAAATATTCTGATAAACGTCAAGGAAAGGGAATTTGCGTTTTTATTATGCCTTTAGAAAAAATCATTTAATTTTGTATTCTCTTCTCATAATTCTTTCTTCATCTCTTCTTTTTATCTCTTCTCTCTTGTCAATTTTCCTTTTACCTCTTGCCAATCCTAATTCTACTTTAGCCTTTCCATCTCTGAAATAAATGCGAAGAGGGATTAAAGTTAAACCTCTTTCTTTAAGTTTTCCAATCAATCGTTTAATTTCTTTTTTATGCAAAAGTAATTTGCGAGGACGTAATGGCTCATGTTGAGTATGAGTAGCAAAAGGATAAGGAGCAATATGGCAGTTAATAAGATATGCTTCATTATTTTTTATTTCAGCATAACTATCACCAAGACTTACTCTTCCAAGTCTAAGTGATTTTACTTCTGTACCTTTTAAAACCATACCTGCCTCAAATGTCTCTTCAATTTGATAATTATAATAAGCACGTTTATTAGTACAAATAATCTTTTTATGTTTTTCCTTCATAAACCAAACTTATTCTTTCTGTAAGAATATCTTCTAGTGTTTCTTTAAACCAATTTTGTACTATATTTAAATAACACTGTTTTATTTCTTTCACACTTCCCATATTAATCAATTCTTTTACAAGCTCTCTTACTTCCTGGAAGGAAATAGAACGGATGGTCTTTTTTATTAAAGCAATATTTTGAGCATTTAAACTTATTTCATTTATTCCCATCCCAACAAGAATAGGTGTATATATAGGATCTCCTGCCACCTCCCCACATACACTAACAGGAAGACGTAATTTTCGAGCAGTTTCTACAATAGTATAAATCATTCTTAGTACTGCTGGATGCAAAGGTTCATAAAGATAAGCTACTTGCTCATTACCACGGTCTATAGCCAAAGTATATTGAATGAGGTCATTTGTACCAATACTTAAAAAATCCACTTCCTTTGCCAAAAATTCAATAAGTGTAACAGCTGAAGGTACTTCTACCATAATTCCTAGAGGAATATGAGAAGCAACAGGATAACCAGATACTTTTAATTCAGCTTTTAACTTTTCTAAAAATTCTTTTGTTTCTTTAATTTCCTCAAGTCCTGAAATTAATGGTAATAATATACGTATTTGTCCATGTGCACTTGCTCGCAAAAGGGCACGTAATTGTGTACGAAATATATCTTTTTGTTTTAGACAAAATCGGATAGCCCTTAGTCCCAATGCTGGATTTAATGCAGGAGTAAATTCTAAGGCTGAACTAAGCTTATCACCACCAAGGTCTAAAGTACGAAATGTTACAGGATATGGAGCCATTGCCTTTACAACTTTGGCGTAATATTCATAAAGTGTCTCTTCATCAGGCAATTCTTTTTGTTGAAGATAAAAAAATTCTGTACGAAAAAGACCAATACCTTCTGCACCAGCATTAAGTATTGAAGGAATTTCTTCAAAAAGTTCCACATTAGCCATAACTTTAAGAGTATAACCATCTA
Coding sequences within:
- a CDS encoding phosphatase PAP2 family protein, with the translated sequence MAEKNKIVELYIKTLPIHIISFIYVFLMAIITIFFKENIPSWQNYLIVYLSYAAFVIVIMQIVKYFSNPLLEFIAIMYPLFSVPNFYELLRHYIHAIFPNLFDSFIHNFELTIFGVHPTVYLQKFISPLLTEIMAFGYFSYYLIFLFPPFIIYFFKRKGAPPLIFGMSLVYYFCFILFVLIPVAGPRFTLADKYTVPIIGYFLPKIQAKMMAKFALKGAAFPSSHVAMVMASSFIVKKYMPWLFKILFPLAIMVALGAVYGRYHYVTDAVAGVIVGITSVMITYKVYKKRI
- a CDS encoding efflux RND transporter periplasmic adaptor subunit, translating into MKKIIVAIIIIILASLAGYRIYKNIHKKEIEITITKIPVEVSKADYKEMTWHLELTGNILPKQEVDVYPKVGGEILEKLYVEKGDRIKAGQIIGIINRETITAKLNKAKAALNSAKANLTQIEANLKSIKKDYERIKKLYEQKVVPKQRLDHITAQYEATLAARELAIAQINQAKATLKEIKIIYNNHTITAPISGLVTARYVDEGAMMDRKKPVIRITDDSIVKVNVAINEKDLPYVKIGQKAYIYVDAYPKKVFKGEIKIINPRVDPATRTVNVEIHIPNPKHLLKSGMFAHVKLILGKKQVLAIPRDALQKLPGTGVYYVFVIKENKAYLRNVKIGINEGNLVEIKEGLKEGDLVVIKGQNRLREGLPVEIIS
- a CDS encoding efflux RND transporter permease subunit, whose amino-acid sequence is MKLPEFGVKRPIATLMLFSALILMSITALFKLNIDLFPEIEPPIISVLTYWPGASAEDVEKNVTKYLEDQLITVNNLDELTSKSITNLSLIQCKFEWGTDLDTASNDIRDKIELAKRDLPPDIEKPVLFKFSSATAPILFMTVTADVSWPRLYYITDKIIGDELRRVPGVGAVILYGGDKRQINVYFDLDKIKAYNLSLYKIREILKSENLDIPTGSIKLGKREYYLRIPARYKTVEEIKNCVVGYFHGNPIYLKDIAQVSDSFEERIMNGWGDGKPAIVVLLQKQTGKNTVEVADRVKEKLKKIEKILPRDVKINIVEDNSEYIKTALNQLKNTLFQAIILVIIVVFVFLLNIRSGIIVAITIPCSLIISFLLLYLGGYTINVVSLMSMAIASGMVVDNAIVVVENITKHVERGSYPHIAAIYGTSEMGMAITASTFTTVVIFIPLMFVTGITGIMFKQLGYVITATLLTSLFTALTLTPMLSSKFLTLESKKNSFTKKIHKSLDKLDERYKSLLTWALKHRKTVIAISLLIFIPTIFLLKFIGTAFVPEPDAGFVSISFRLAEGTRLEETSRLIDKINQWIAKEIKPEELRHTYGFAGQTEKGFGEALGFEEGSNCGEVGLKLVDKNKRRRSDKEIAAILREYLKHVPGITRTKVIATNPISAVLMGGTKPIVIEVLGYNLEESLKVARKIKKIVQEIPGAVDVSLSFKDPRPEIWIEVDRKKAASLGLNIAIIADAVRTYFYGNNPTDFRDAGEDYDIFVRLTDKDKNRLETLPEVPIFTPDGRMILLKNIAHIKEGTGLTEIERKNRQRIIKVEADTYKRSLGEVTRDIKKELEKLNLPPGVTIQFGGYIKEQREAFKDLKWLLLLGIILTYMVMASLYEGFLDPFVIMFSVPFAFTGVIWAFLITGIILNIISFMGIVMLTGIVVNNAIVLLDYTHLLQKRGLSLYEAIIEAGRSRLRPVLMTTLTTIFGMLPMALDKGVGSEIWNALGITVIGGLSLSTLITLILIPTLYSILEEWRKRIK
- a CDS encoding AarF/UbiB family protein: MFSLRKLHTITRTYRHFRRYQQILKVLVKYGFSDILAQLHLYRVVEKYLRFFKREQETEITRLSRYERIRLTLEELGPTFVKLGQLLSTRPDLVPPTLAEELGKLQDKVPPFSFLEAKKIIESELGRPLEKIFSRFEEMPIAAASLGQVHRAWLKSGDMVAVKIQRPNIRRIIEVDLDIMLYLAGLLQKHIVEVEWYDPVGIVKEFAKNIAKELDYTLEASNIERFAKNFKDDPTIYVPRVYRDYSTEKVLTMEYIDGIKISEIGKLEAAGYDRKLIARRGANLILKQIFEHGFFHGDPHPGNIFVLPDNVICFLDYGMMGRIDEEIKENLALLIKACIDKDISETTRWFLRLYPAKKVNLREFKLDIWELLDQYHGVPLKQIELKRVFRQVLYLVEKHHLKIPPDLFLLNKALVSLEGIGRSLDPDFNAVEQIQPFVKEIILKKFSLRNIIHKGQKSFWELFVLFQESPQEIREFLSLLKKGEIKVKFEHKGLETFIAKQDQVNNRLSFAIISASLIISSALIVLSDIPPFIFGIPIIGLIGFLVAGFMGLWLLIAIFRSGKF
- a CDS encoding transcriptional regulator; translated protein: MKVIIIIYHVEYDEELMAILEKTGIKNYSKLERVLGKGKNSEPRLDTAVWPGFNNALIIGVNEEEKETLLKELKKYSDKRQGKGICVFIMPLEKII
- the ptsP gene encoding phosphoenolpyruvate--protein phosphotransferase gives rise to the protein MEERFKGIGASPGIGIGKVVLLERKEPRFVYEFLLKESEVKKEVERFKKAVDEVKKEFKQLIKNLKKTPFKEVKQIIETYISILSDPLLFKTTIHCIKEEKVNAEWALAKSLEGIEKIFGEIEDDYLKQRVQDVHYVVNRILTKLQSRQEISRQVPAQSVIVAYDLSPPEMTRFLSGEVVGFVSETGGRTSHTAIVAQALKLPAVLGAKEISQKVKVGELIIVDGLSGEVIVNPLSDTLKKYQEKQKKYKEYCQEIEHFAFLPAQTLDGYTLKVMANVELFEEIPSILNAGAEGIGLFRTEFFYLQQKELPDEETLYEYYAKVVKAMAPYPVTFRTLDLGGDKLSSALEFTPALNPALGLRAIRFCLKQKDIFRTQLRALLRASAHGQIRILLPLISGLEEIKETKEFLEKLKAELKVSGYPVASHIPLGIMVEVPSAVTLIEFLAKEVDFLSIGTNDLIQYTLAIDRGNEQVAYLYEPLHPAVLRMIYTIVETARKLRLPVSVCGEVAGDPIYTPILVGMGINEISLNAQNIALIKKTIRSISFQEVRELVKELINMGSVKEIKQCYLNIVQNWFKETLEDILTERISLVYEGKT
- the smpB gene encoding SsrA-binding protein SmpB gives rise to the protein MKEKHKKIICTNKRAYYNYQIEETFEAGMVLKGTEVKSLRLGRVSLGDSYAEIKNNEAYLINCHIAPYPFATHTQHEPLRPRKLLLHKKEIKRLIGKLKERGLTLIPLRIYFRDGKAKVELGLARGKRKIDKREEIKRRDEERIMRREYKIK
- a CDS encoding phasin family protein is translated as MLEWVKKGFYTSLGLVLITKEKAEEWAKELVKKGELSEKEGRSFVEELLKKSEEAQQELEKKIETLVNKVLKKIDIPTRQDYIAINQRLAKLEEALEELKKKISE
- a CDS encoding TolC family protein produces the protein MINLLILILILFSINVQAETLNLKKSIELALKNNLLIQEKLAQIKAATESVKVAKSEFFPKLQTSYSYTRLGEEPYMIAKNVPGQPKFVMGPQDNYTWDIGFIQPIFTGFYLSSQYRLSKLGVDISKLEKIEAEQEVIRQVKVSYFKVLLAEKYKKVAEIAVKNLSAHLKDAKALYDIGIIPLNDLLKSKVALANAKQDLVRADNNLQTAISAFNILLRFDINHPTKIEDILTYKPLNLTLNEAMKIAIKERPEIKQIAKRLEQMDVQIKMAKSAYYPQIAMVGRYERIGDDPGIDGTGYRNPDQFYLTLEAKWTFWEWGKTRAKVKSLIWRKKALEKILEQLKDQIKFQVKRAYLNLKEAEKNIETARISVEQAKENYRLTDLQYKNQITTSTEVLDAQTLLTQAQNNYYSALYRYNTAIADLERAMGKLVSH
- a CDS encoding TetR/AcrR family transcriptional regulator, with translation MSLGRREQERQWRRQYILKVAERLFAQKGYHQTTMAEIAKASEFGMSTIYQFFESKEKIYLTLFNEKLDTLLELVKDAVKNANTATEKIKAILKVEFDFFQKNKDFFRLYAMEREAVTVIVREELGREVNKKHEEGLALLKQIIEEGIKNKEFYPFPPAEVAILFSGMTQAYIHDWIKSGKEINLDEKIKIITNFFFKGIHWREK